A stretch of the Lolium perenne isolate Kyuss_39 chromosome 3, Kyuss_2.0, whole genome shotgun sequence genome encodes the following:
- the LOC127342327 gene encoding probable U6 snRNA-associated Sm-like protein LSm4 isoform X1 translates to MLPLSLLKTAQGHPMLVELKNGETYNGHLVNCDTWMNIHLREVICTSKDGDKFWRMPECYIRGNTIKYLRVPDEVIDKVQEETSKSRSDRKPPGVGRGRGRGDIGTKPGGRGIGRGQDDGKGGGRGRGGIGSKGGNRGRGRG, encoded by the exons ATG CTTCCCCTCTCCCTCCTCAAGACCGCCCAGGGGCATCCCATG CTCGTGGAGCTCAAGAACGGCGAGACTTACAATGGCCACTTGGTTAACTGCGACACGTGGATGAACATCCACCTCCGGGAGGTTATTTGCACCTCAAAG GATGGTGATAAGTTTTGGAGGATGCCCGAGTGCTATATCCGTGGCAACACCATCAAGTACCTTCGGGTTCCTGATGAG GTAATTGACAAGGTTCAAGAGGAAACTTCCAAGAGTAGATCAG ATAGGAAGCCACCAGGTGTCGGCCGCGGAAGAGGAAGAGGGGATATAGGCACCAAACCTGGAGGCAGAGGCATCGGACGTGGCCAAGATGATGGGAAGGGTGGTGGCCGTGGAAGGGGTGGAATCGGAAGCAAAGGTGGGAATAGGG GTCGTGGCCGTGGGTGA
- the LOC127342327 gene encoding probable U6 snRNA-associated Sm-like protein LSm4 isoform X2 produces MLPLSLLKTAQGHPMLVELKNGETYNGHLVNCDTWMNIHLREVICTSKDGDKFWRMPECYIRGNTIKYLRVPDEVIDKVQEETSKSRSDRKPPGVGRGRGRGDIGTKPGGRGIGRGQDDGKGGGRGRGGIGSKGRGRG; encoded by the exons ATG CTTCCCCTCTCCCTCCTCAAGACCGCCCAGGGGCATCCCATG CTCGTGGAGCTCAAGAACGGCGAGACTTACAATGGCCACTTGGTTAACTGCGACACGTGGATGAACATCCACCTCCGGGAGGTTATTTGCACCTCAAAG GATGGTGATAAGTTTTGGAGGATGCCCGAGTGCTATATCCGTGGCAACACCATCAAGTACCTTCGGGTTCCTGATGAG GTAATTGACAAGGTTCAAGAGGAAACTTCCAAGAGTAGATCAG ATAGGAAGCCACCAGGTGTCGGCCGCGGAAGAGGAAGAGGGGATATAGGCACCAAACCTGGAGGCAGAGGCATCGGACGTGGCCAAGATGATGGGAAGGGTGGTGGCCGTGGAAGGGGTGGAATCGGAAGCAAAG GTCGTGGCCGTGGGTGA
- the LOC127342329 gene encoding rapid alkalinization factor, with product MAPKLLPAAAALLLALFAAAALAPSQASAFTATMKSAGGLGGAVAVVVRRGGRTCRGTVGECMEYFGVDGEGGAEVAAMAGKRRVLQSGSGYIGYDALRRDSVPCSQRGASYYNCQPGGEANPYSRGCSAITQCRG from the coding sequence ATGGCGCCGAAGCTCCTACCGGCTGCCGCAGCCCTCCTCCTGGCCCTCTTCGCCGCGGCGGCGCTCGCTCCGTCGCAGGCGTCGGCGTTCACGGCGACCATGAAGAGCGCCGGCGGGCTGGGCGGCGCGGTGGCCGTGGTGGTGCGGCGTGGCGGGCGGACCTGCCGCGGCACGGTGGGCGAGTGCATGGAGTACTTCGgcgtcgacggcgagggcggGGCCGAGGTGGCGGCCATGGCCGGCAAGCGCCGGGTGCTCCAGAGCGGGTCCGGCTACATCGGCTACGACGCGCTGCGCCGGGACAGCGTGCCGTGCTCGCAGCGGGGCGCCTCCTACTACAACTGCCAGCCCGGCGGCGAGGCCAACCCCTACTCCCGCGGATGCAGCGCCATCACCCAGTGCAGGGGCTAA